The DNA window CTGGCGCCACCGGGGTCGCCAAGCAATCAGGGAGTTCCAAGACCAGCTCGCCGGGCTCTATGTGGACATCGGCTTCCTGCCCGAGGACACCATCGTCCTGATCGACACCCCGGAGCAGGTGTTCGCCGAATACATGGCCCACACGACGGCGCGGGCAACCGGGCGCACCCTCCATCACATGTTTGCAGCCCGTCTCGTGGCCGAGAACGGACTGATCAAGCTGGTGCGGGAGTCTCTGAACGTGGTCGCCGCGGCCCAAGCCCTCCTACCCGGCGGCGTCAAGGACCTGCCCGATCCGGAGAAAGTGATCTTCTCGGTTCCTCCGGACTACCGGAGCTAAAGCCTTCGAGAGTTCTCTTCCAGCATCGTCAATCATTAAGCTCATCGAGGAAGCACCACCATGGCCGACAACATGCAAATCGTCCTGAACGCCTTCGAAACCCTTTTCAACAAGCGCGACTACGCCGCCGCGGAGCGTTTCTGGTCTCCGAACTACATTCAGCACAGTGCGCACATTGCGCCCGGACGCGAGGGACTTTTCGCCCTGATCAAAGGGGCCCCTGAAGCCTTGCACTACGAGAACGGGCTCACCGTTGCCAATGGCGACTACGTGCTCCTCCACGGCCCGTTTAGCGGCTTAGGGCCGGCGAACTGGATCGTGGTCGATATTGTGCGCCTCGAGAATGGCCAGCTGGCGGAG is part of the Bradyrhizobium erythrophlei genome and encodes:
- a CDS encoding nuclear transport factor 2 family protein, translating into MADNMQIVLNAFETLFNKRDYAAAERFWSPNYIQHSAHIAPGREGLFALIKGAPEALHYENGLTVANGDYVLLHGPFSGLGPANWIVVDIVRLENGQLAEHWDVIQDEATREQSRSGLPMFGDKFPG
- a CDS encoding nuclear transport factor 2 family protein; protein product: MKDAKTLLLEFLAAVTHGQDAAAQFAEDGALELPFLHSLGIPWRHRGRQAIREFQDQLAGLYVDIGFLPEDTIVLIDTPEQVFAEYMAHTTARATGRTLHHMFAARLVAENGLIKLVRESLNVVAAAQALLPGGVKDLPDPEKVIFSVPPDYRS